In Persephonella sp. IF05-L8, the following are encoded in one genomic region:
- a CDS encoding TrpB-like pyridoxal phosphate-dependent enzyme — MKKIILDEYEIPTHWYNILPDLPSPLEPPLDPQTKEPMSPEKLKALFPEALIEQEMSTERWIEIPPEVREVYAIWRPTPLIRATNLEEYLDTPAKIFYKYEGIAPPGSHKPNTAVAQAYYNAKEGIKKLTTETGAGQWGSSLAFAGQYFGVQVKVYMVKVSYQQKPYRRILMETWGAEVIPSPSPYTKSGKKILEEDPDNPGSLGIAISEAVEEALENEDTHYALGSVLNHVLLHQTVIGLEAKKQLAKIKHYPDIVIGSVGGGSNFGGLTLPFMIERLSGESCTRFIAVEPASCPTLTQGKYEYDFGDTVGFTPLMKMHTLGHDFVPPSIHAGGLRYHGMAPIISKLYDEGLIEAVAVPQTEIFKAAITFARTEGIVPAPESAHAVKVAIDEALKCRETGEPKVILFNLSGHGLLDLSAYQQFLEGKLKD, encoded by the coding sequence ATGAAAAAAATCATTTTAGATGAATATGAAATTCCAACCCACTGGTATAACATTCTCCCAGATTTACCATCACCTTTAGAACCACCTTTAGACCCTCAAACAAAAGAACCAATGAGCCCAGAAAAGTTAAAAGCTTTATTCCCTGAGGCCTTAATAGAACAGGAAATGTCCACAGAAAGATGGATAGAAATTCCTCCAGAGGTGAGGGAAGTTTATGCAATATGGCGTCCAACCCCTTTAATAAGAGCAACTAATCTTGAGGAATATCTGGACACTCCTGCCAAGATATTTTATAAATACGAGGGGATAGCACCTCCCGGCAGCCATAAACCAAATACCGCTGTAGCACAGGCTTATTACAATGCAAAGGAAGGGATTAAAAAACTGACTACAGAAACAGGTGCAGGTCAGTGGGGTAGTTCTCTGGCATTTGCAGGTCAGTATTTTGGTGTTCAGGTTAAGGTTTATATGGTTAAAGTTAGCTATCAACAAAAGCCTTATAGAAGAATTCTTATGGAAACATGGGGGGCTGAGGTTATCCCAAGTCCAAGCCCATATACAAAATCAGGTAAAAAGATACTTGAGGAAGACCCTGATAATCCCGGTAGTCTTGGAATAGCAATAAGTGAGGCTGTTGAAGAGGCTCTGGAAAACGAAGATACCCATTATGCACTTGGCAGTGTTTTAAACCATGTTCTTTTACATCAGACCGTTATAGGATTAGAGGCTAAAAAGCAGTTGGCAAAAATTAAGCATTATCCAGATATAGTTATAGGCTCTGTAGGTGGTGGAAGTAATTTTGGTGGTCTTACATTGCCGTTTATGATTGAGAGATTATCTGGAGAAAGCTGCACAAGATTTATAGCTGTTGAGCCTGCTTCATGCCCAACACTAACACAGGGTAAATACGAGTATGATTTTGGTGATACAGTGGGATTTACTCCTCTTATGAAGATGCATACCCTTGGACATGATTTTGTTCCACCTTCTATTCATGCAGGTGGACTTAGATATCATGGGATGGCACCTATAATATCAAAGCTATATGATGAGGGATTAATTGAAGCAGTTGCTGTTCCTCAAACAGAGATATTCAAAGCTGCTATAACATTTGCAAGAACAGAAGGAATAGTTCCTGCTCCTGAAAGTGCTCACGCAGTTAAGGTTGCAATTGATGAGGCCTTAAAATGCAGAGAAACAGGGGAACCTAAGGTAATTCTGTTTAATCTAAGTGGACATGGATTATTAGACTTGTCTGCTTATCAGCAATTTTTAGAGGGTAAGCTAAAGGATTAA
- a CDS encoding rhodanese-like domain-containing protein, with protein sequence MSEVDILVNIRQAIEADKEKPNLGMVDIHKARELIEEAGAVVLDVRPPAKVEGENAEEANVPNAYYVPVIEFVQQYEDGRIPQDKTTPIVVGCKLVKFANRVMGYLEALGYQNVYVLDTDIADLIELYKK encoded by the coding sequence ATGTCGGAAGTAGACATTCTGGTTAATATCAGACAGGCCATTGAAGCGGATAAGGAAAAACCAAATCTTGGAATGGTTGATATTCACAAAGCAAGGGAACTTATTGAAGAAGCTGGGGCAGTTGTTCTGGATGTAAGGCCTCCTGCGAAAGTTGAAGGGGAGAATGCAGAAGAAGCAAACGTTCCAAACGCATACTATGTTCCTGTTATTGAGTTTGTGCAGCAATATGAAGATGGAAGAATTCCACAGGATAAAACAACACCTATAGTTGTAGGTTGTAAATTAGTAAAATTTGCAAACAGGGTAATGGGATATCTTGAAGCTCTTGGATACCAGAATGTTTATGTATTAGACACTGATATTGCAGACCTTATAGAACTTTACAAAAAATAA
- the fabD gene encoding ACP S-malonyltransferase, with amino-acid sequence MAVAFVFPGQGSQELGMGKDVYEAYPEIQELYEKANERLGFDLKKIIFEDEQKLNLTEYTQPALVLTSYALLYVLKQKKPDIVPKFVAGHSLGEFSALVAANSLDILDAVWITNIRGKLMQEAVPEGVGAMAAIIGLPAEEIEKTLKEISGIVEIANYNSYEQTVISGEKEAVEKAMEVLKEKGAKKVVPLAVSVPAHSSLLRDKAKEFEKYLNEIPIKDAQIPVVSNITATPIQSADEIKKELSQHFYSPVRWVQSVEFMANNGVDRFIEIGPKKVLTGLIRRIVKNISFLNIKSTEDIKHI; translated from the coding sequence ATGGCAGTAGCATTTGTTTTCCCTGGACAGGGTTCACAGGAATTAGGAATGGGTAAAGATGTTTACGAGGCATACCCAGAAATACAGGAGCTTTATGAAAAAGCCAATGAAAGACTTGGATTTGACCTGAAAAAAATAATATTTGAAGATGAGCAAAAACTAAATCTAACAGAATATACACAGCCGGCACTTGTCTTGACATCCTACGCACTTTTATATGTTTTAAAACAGAAAAAACCTGATATCGTCCCTAAATTTGTTGCAGGCCACTCACTTGGGGAATTTTCTGCCCTTGTTGCAGCAAACTCCCTTGATATTCTTGATGCAGTCTGGATAACAAATATCAGAGGAAAACTGATGCAGGAGGCTGTTCCTGAAGGCGTTGGTGCAATGGCAGCAATAATAGGCCTTCCTGCAGAGGAAATAGAAAAAACATTAAAAGAAATTTCAGGAATAGTTGAAATTGCTAACTACAACTCTTATGAACAGACAGTTATCTCCGGTGAAAAGGAAGCAGTAGAAAAAGCAATGGAAGTTCTAAAAGAAAAAGGAGCCAAAAAAGTAGTCCCCCTCGCTGTATCAGTTCCGGCACACTCTTCACTTCTCCGGGATAAAGCCAAAGAATTTGAAAAATACCTTAACGAAATACCAATAAAAGATGCACAGATACCTGTAGTATCAAATATAACAGCAACACCTATACAATCTGCAGATGAAATAAAGAAAGAACTGAGCCAGCATTTTTATTCACCTGTGAGATGGGTTCAATCTGTTGAGTTTATGGCAAATAATGGAGTAGATAGATTTATTGAGATAGGTCCGAAAAAAGTCCTTACAGGTCTTATAAGAAGGATTGTAAAGAATATTTCTTTCTTAAATATTAAATCCACTGAAGATATTAAACATATTTGA
- the bioD gene encoding dethiobiotin synthase yields MARTIFITATDTGVGKTTVSSAIAYILKEKGYNVGYFKPVETGCSPDCLDASTLAQITGQPVEEIVLYRFKTPVAPLVAEEIEGVQINLENILSHLDKLISKYDYLIVEGAGGIKVPITRRDGEIFTYLDFVYETKMPVLVVARASLGTINHTTLTIDVLNSINADIIGIVMNGFSEDKNEFYNPIIIEEMTGVPVIWKCRKSNNPVIECLKNIPVDLFI; encoded by the coding sequence TTGGCAAGAACCATATTTATTACTGCAACTGATACAGGGGTAGGAAAAACAACAGTATCCAGTGCTATTGCCTATATACTAAAAGAAAAAGGTTATAATGTAGGGTATTTTAAGCCTGTTGAAACAGGATGTTCACCTGATTGTTTAGATGCCTCAACACTGGCTCAAATAACAGGTCAACCTGTTGAGGAAATTGTTTTATATAGATTTAAAACCCCTGTTGCTCCCCTTGTGGCAGAAGAGATTGAAGGCGTTCAAATAAATCTGGAAAATATCCTTAGCCATTTAGATAAATTAATCTCAAAATATGACTATTTGATTGTTGAAGGTGCTGGAGGTATCAAAGTTCCAATAACCCGTAGAGATGGAGAGATATTTACATATCTGGATTTTGTTTACGAAACAAAAATGCCTGTTTTAGTAGTTGCCAGAGCCTCCCTTGGAACTATAAACCACACGACTTTAACAATTGATGTTTTAAACAGTATAAATGCAGACATAATAGGTATTGTTATGAATGGTTTTTCTGAAGATAAAAATGAATTTTATAATCCTATTATTATAGAAGAGATGACAGGTGTACCTGTCATCTGGAAATGTAGAAAATCTAATAATCCCGTAATAGAATGCCTTAAAAATATACCTGTAGATTTATTTATTTAG
- a CDS encoding methyl-accepting chemotaxis protein, with the protein MLSRFFKNYENNTNHEKPLKNLEGEEKKIPYINNQNESIPVFKNFLQSFNDGLIILDSNNQILEINPRAEKILEGLSINSDIEELEKYIREDNTIRINGSTYQIEKKHFSNGSFILFKDISLVKSILDDIVCILADNAAMSIYNMSKSKLLVNILNVYMEKTLADILEQLLMKSSDLENLNGFIGKVKEEVEKSHKVLNIIENISNQTNLLSLNAAIEAARAGEAGKGFTVVAEEIRSLSSKTAQNTEEIRKLIDKIVKAVNKTLDISNVTSSGIKNIVDSFQVEFDILYNSIRNLNQFVTETFNEQLKSWDNVMKAQEILPDKKFNMFLNLLQKIVDHSIYMGNLSSVIAEEKSWEPPEYTDCAFGKWFYSVGKEEIKSLGGDNLNLLIKIENPHKKFHSLGKEIIKSFKAGNLNKMTQIGIQMVHQSTELISALRQLADNVKTCNV; encoded by the coding sequence ATGTTATCCAGATTTTTTAAGAATTATGAAAATAATACAAACCATGAAAAACCTCTGAAAAATCTGGAAGGAGAAGAAAAGAAAATTCCTTATATCAATAATCAGAATGAAAGTATCCCAGTTTTTAAAAATTTTCTCCAGAGTTTTAATGATGGTTTAATAATCTTGGATAGTAACAATCAAATTCTGGAAATTAATCCGAGAGCAGAAAAAATACTTGAAGGTTTGAGTATAAACTCAGATATAGAAGAGCTGGAAAAATATATAAGAGAGGATAATACAATTCGTATAAATGGCTCTACCTACCAGATAGAAAAGAAGCATTTTTCAAATGGAAGTTTTATCCTGTTTAAAGATATAAGCCTTGTAAAAAGCATTTTAGATGATATTGTGTGTATACTTGCAGATAATGCTGCTATGTCTATTTATAATATGAGCAAGTCTAAATTGCTTGTTAATATTTTGAATGTATATATGGAAAAAACTTTGGCAGACATTTTAGAGCAATTGTTGATGAAAAGTAGTGATTTAGAAAATTTAAATGGTTTTATTGGAAAAGTAAAAGAGGAAGTGGAGAAAAGTCATAAAGTTCTTAATATTATTGAAAATATTTCAAACCAGACAAATCTTCTGTCTTTAAATGCAGCCATAGAAGCAGCCAGAGCTGGTGAGGCTGGTAAAGGGTTTACAGTTGTTGCAGAAGAAATAAGAAGTCTTTCCTCTAAAACCGCACAAAATACAGAGGAAATACGCAAATTGATAGATAAAATTGTTAAAGCTGTAAATAAAACGCTGGATATTTCTAATGTTACTTCTTCTGGAATAAAGAACATAGTGGATAGTTTTCAGGTTGAATTTGATATATTGTATAACTCTATAAGAAACCTAAATCAGTTTGTGACAGAAACTTTTAATGAACAGTTAAAATCCTGGGATAATGTTATGAAAGCCCAGGAAATACTTCCTGATAAAAAATTTAATATGTTTCTTAATCTTTTACAAAAAATTGTAGACCATTCTATATATATGGGTAATTTATCTTCTGTAATTGCAGAGGAAAAATCCTGGGAACCTCCTGAATATACTGATTGTGCCTTCGGTAAATGGTTTTATTCTGTTGGGAAGGAGGAAATAAAGTCTTTAGGTGGAGACAATCTCAATTTATTAATAAAAATTGAAAATCCACATAAGAAATTCCATTCTCTTGGAAAAGAAATAATTAAAAGTTTTAAAGCAGGTAATCTTAATAAGATGACACAGATAGGTATTCAGATGGTTCATCAATCAACTGAATTAATATCTGCTTTAAGGCAACTTGCAGATAATGTTAAAACCTGTAATGTCTAA
- a CDS encoding MgtC/SapB family protein: MEFKLNVDTYELLFKIIFSIAAGLLIGLEREHRTKSEIFAGIRTFPLISILGMLSGFIFDKYWDGILYFTFGAVVLLAIINYYMEYQKDIGSTTEIATFIAFIIGLLIYYEHYYIAAFLSVATTGLLALKRTLEGFARSISEEDLFAIIKFVLVTVVIYPLLPDKAYDPFNAINPRNIWEMVVLVSVIDFIAYIILRWKGTKTLWLTGVIGGMISSTAVSYELAKLSKKYSAVVYSAFFGIVLAWLIMNFRVLFLSGVVNFHISIILTIPLVLLSLIYVVILIFIFFRKREEIQKNSQQEIPFSNPFQISSALQFGLIYGIILFATKALNYYLGTKGVFIASFLSGVIDVDAITLSLSNMAKQGSIENIIAAKSIMLAVISNSIFKYFYIILFGHKVLIKEMALITVITIAIGLVYLVF, encoded by the coding sequence ATGGAATTTAAGCTAAATGTAGATACCTATGAATTATTATTTAAGATAATTTTCTCAATAGCCGCAGGGCTTCTTATAGGTTTAGAAAGAGAGCACCGCACCAAATCTGAGATATTTGCAGGTATAAGAACATTTCCATTGATTTCAATACTGGGAATGTTATCAGGTTTTATATTTGATAAATACTGGGATGGAATTCTTTATTTTACTTTTGGAGCCGTTGTTTTACTTGCAATAATCAACTATTACATGGAGTATCAAAAGGATATAGGCTCTACTACAGAAATAGCAACATTTATCGCTTTTATAATTGGATTATTGATTTATTATGAGCATTATTACATAGCTGCTTTTCTTTCTGTGGCAACTACTGGCTTGCTTGCTCTTAAAAGAACACTTGAAGGATTTGCCCGAAGTATCTCAGAAGAAGATTTATTTGCCATTATAAAATTTGTGCTTGTTACAGTAGTTATATATCCACTTTTACCTGATAAGGCCTATGACCCTTTTAATGCAATTAATCCCCGTAATATATGGGAAATGGTAGTCCTTGTTTCTGTAATTGATTTTATTGCATATATAATTCTGCGATGGAAGGGAACAAAAACGCTCTGGCTTACAGGTGTAATAGGTGGAATGATTTCTTCTACTGCAGTTTCTTATGAACTTGCTAAGCTATCTAAGAAATATTCTGCAGTTGTATATTCTGCTTTTTTTGGAATAGTACTGGCCTGGCTAATAATGAATTTTAGGGTTTTATTTCTTTCAGGTGTTGTTAATTTTCATATTTCTATTATTCTAACTATACCATTGGTTCTGCTATCTCTTATTTATGTAGTGATACTTATTTTCATATTTTTTAGGAAAAGAGAAGAAATCCAGAAGAATTCTCAGCAGGAAATACCATTTAGCAATCCATTTCAGATAAGTTCTGCTCTTCAGTTTGGTCTGATATACGGTATTATCCTGTTTGCTACAAAAGCATTAAACTATTATCTGGGAACGAAAGGGGTTTTTATTGCCAGTTTTCTCTCTGGAGTTATTGATGTTGATGCTATAACGCTTTCTCTTTCAAACATGGCAAAACAAGGAAGTATAGAAAATATAATTGCTGCCAAGAGTATTATGCTGGCAGTTATTTCAAATAGTATTTTCAAATATTTTTATATTATCCTCTTTGGCCATAAAGTTTTAATAAAAGAAATGGCTCTCATTACAGTTATCACCATTGCTATAGGTCTTGTATATTTGGTATTTTGA
- a CDS encoding RusA family crossover junction endodeoxyribonuclease has product MEKELYLSFIPPSKANKVKINLRAYSKSGKRYIVPKDVSIKINKAIWELQNQYDASPFSNPVEVNILFVLPNKRRRDLDNIMKTLGDCLVYAGVITDDNLIYKQVLEKVVVKGKEGVIIKIKEYVEEEKFKKDLQKLQNYKEKINGI; this is encoded by the coding sequence GTGGAAAAAGAACTGTATTTATCTTTTATTCCGCCGTCTAAAGCGAACAAGGTAAAGATAAATCTGAGAGCATATTCTAAAAGTGGTAAAAGATATATAGTCCCTAAGGATGTTTCTATAAAGATAAATAAAGCAATATGGGAACTACAAAATCAGTATGATGCTTCCCCTTTTTCAAATCCAGTTGAGGTGAACATACTATTTGTATTACCTAATAAAAGAAGAAGAGATTTAGATAATATTATGAAAACTCTTGGAGATTGTCTTGTTTATGCAGGTGTTATTACAGATGATAATTTGATATACAAACAGGTTCTTGAAAAGGTTGTGGTAAAAGGAAAAGAAGGTGTTATTATAAAGATTAAAGAGTATGTGGAAGAAGAGAAATTTAAAAAGGATTTACAGAAATTACAAAACTACAAAGAGAAAATAAATGGAATTTAA
- a CDS encoding rhodanese-like domain-containing protein — MRKVRKTILTIAGMAAFAMPSFAEVPTGEEFIKKFIIDVDKAHELLGKPEVRFVDGDSPEKFKKGHIPGAVNAFAHDLHYLKDIRECGLPMCPERAAKFIGEELGIDNNTHAIAYDDGRGPNASGVWFFLYLYGLDNVQMMDGGFATWKAKGYKVETGPGKKPEPKKFTPKIRKEIIATKEEVLKAIKDPDHYFILDARRLQEYTGKKLLDALEEPGKHIKVKRGGHIPGAVFSEWKKYAGNPKGKPNKHLFKPIKKLKKVLKKLEKQGLTPDKTIITYCHVGLGRGSFVFAALKILGFKNVKVYVGSWDEWGNDPNLPVETKMKRK, encoded by the coding sequence ATGAGAAAAGTAAGGAAAACAATACTTACTATTGCAGGAATGGCTGCATTTGCTATGCCGTCTTTTGCAGAAGTTCCAACAGGAGAAGAGTTCATTAAAAAATTTATTATTGATGTGGACAAAGCTCATGAACTCCTCGGAAAACCAGAAGTTCGTTTCGTTGATGGAGATAGTCCAGAAAAATTCAAAAAAGGTCATATCCCAGGTGCTGTGAATGCATTTGCACATGACCTTCACTATCTTAAGGATATTAGAGAATGTGGACTTCCAATGTGTCCAGAAAGAGCAGCTAAATTCATTGGAGAAGAACTTGGAATTGATAATAACACTCATGCCATTGCCTACGATGATGGTAGAGGACCAAACGCTTCAGGTGTATGGTTCTTCCTATATTTATATGGACTTGATAATGTTCAGATGATGGACGGTGGTTTTGCCACATGGAAAGCAAAAGGTTATAAAGTTGAAACTGGACCAGGAAAAAAACCAGAACCTAAAAAATTCACACCTAAGATTAGAAAAGAAATCATAGCTACAAAAGAGGAAGTCCTCAAAGCAATCAAAGACCCTGACCACTACTTTATTCTGGATGCAAGAAGACTTCAGGAATACACAGGAAAAAAACTTCTTGATGCCCTTGAAGAACCAGGAAAACATATAAAAGTTAAAAGAGGTGGACATATCCCAGGAGCTGTATTCTCAGAATGGAAAAAGTATGCAGGAAACCCAAAAGGGAAACCAAACAAACATCTGTTCAAGCCAATTAAAAAACTCAAAAAAGTTCTCAAAAAACTTGAAAAACAAGGTTTAACTCCTGATAAAACAATTATTACCTATTGCCATGTCGGTTTAGGTAGAGGCTCTTTCGTATTTGCAGCTCTTAAAATTCTTGGTTTCAAAAATGTAAAAGTTTATGTTGGTTCATGGGACGAATGGGGTAATGACCCGAACCTTCCAGTTGAAACAAAAATGAAAAGGAAATAA
- a CDS encoding YeeE/YedE thiosulfate transporter family protein, producing MEHMSHLLMGLLTGALFGIVLHKVGAIRYSRVEGMLLLRDLKIMKFAFMGIATASIIYGLADIFGIAEQTNLIPRIMPYMGIAHVVGGFLFGIAMASAGFCPGTCVARVGAGKFISLAGVIGLILGIVIYAMIKPWLVEIGILGTKEKITLYGVFGLPYGPLAVAWGVLFIVFALIADWLDPAKKIGYDQPQGNSLTAKIIKGEWHWAISGILAGSIIAWATVQGEYLGFSGGALAFVGWIAHLIGHPLPVVPQITPTILWHAGLIIGVLPGAFLSAIISGTFKFDPVPPAFAKSVAPFPWVRLILVFFAGIFLALGAMIGGGCTTGAFLSAYPTLSVGSMAMSATYFAVGVLTANLIYFGRWNKFIQAKKESDAVYD from the coding sequence ATGGAGCATATGAGCCATCTGCTAATGGGACTTTTAACAGGAGCCCTCTTTGGAATTGTCCTTCACAAAGTCGGTGCGATTAGATATTCCAGAGTAGAAGGTATGCTTTTACTTAGAGATTTAAAAATAATGAAATTTGCATTTATGGGAATTGCCACCGCATCCATAATTTATGGACTTGCTGATATATTTGGTATAGCCGAACAAACAAATTTAATCCCCCGAATAATGCCATATATGGGAATTGCCCATGTGGTAGGTGGTTTCCTGTTTGGTATTGCAATGGCTTCAGCAGGGTTTTGTCCAGGAACATGCGTTGCCAGAGTAGGTGCAGGAAAATTCATTTCTCTGGCAGGGGTTATAGGATTAATTCTCGGAATAGTAATCTATGCAATGATAAAGCCCTGGTTAGTTGAGATTGGAATTTTAGGAACTAAAGAAAAAATCACTTTATATGGAGTTTTCGGTTTGCCTTATGGTCCTCTTGCTGTTGCCTGGGGAGTACTGTTTATAGTATTTGCCTTAATAGCAGACTGGCTTGACCCTGCCAAAAAAATCGGTTATGACCAGCCGCAAGGTAATTCGCTAACGGCTAAAATTATTAAAGGTGAGTGGCACTGGGCTATATCAGGTATATTGGCAGGTTCAATAATAGCCTGGGCTACTGTACAAGGAGAGTATTTAGGTTTCTCAGGTGGTGCACTTGCTTTTGTAGGATGGATAGCACATCTAATAGGACATCCTCTTCCTGTTGTACCACAAATAACTCCTACAATTCTCTGGCATGCAGGTTTGATTATAGGTGTTCTTCCAGGAGCTTTCCTATCGGCTATAATCTCTGGTACATTCAAATTTGACCCTGTTCCCCCTGCGTTTGCCAAAAGTGTTGCTCCATTCCCATGGGTAAGACTTATACTTGTTTTCTTTGCAGGTATATTCCTTGCTCTCGGTGCTATGATAGGTGGCGGGTGTACTACAGGAGCTTTCTTATCAGCTTATCCAACTCTTTCTGTTGGTTCAATGGCAATGTCTGCAACTTACTTTGCAGTAGGTGTTCTAACAGCAAACCTGATTTACTTTGGAAGATGGAACAAATTTATCCAGGCTAAAAAAGAATCAGATGCTGTTTATGACTAA
- a CDS encoding rhodanese-like domain-containing protein: MNPKIERAIYIVIIIALSGVLLSLGKKKVELENSLPMTVDELADKMSNPKLNLQIIDVRPYEVSEEEEDEAEETDYYTGVHIPGAIPMPDCDLNKTPEDARSQINPYLPTIIVSKDGDPEIFQKCKKFFKFVRNLEGGMVAWDEAGYPEDEGEYEPPSAGGGGGCL; encoded by the coding sequence ATGAATCCTAAAATAGAAAGGGCTATTTATATAGTAATAATTATTGCTCTATCCGGGGTTCTTCTCTCCCTTGGAAAGAAAAAAGTAGAACTGGAAAATAGTTTACCTATGACAGTTGATGAACTGGCAGACAAAATGTCAAATCCCAAACTAAACCTTCAGATAATAGATGTAAGACCCTACGAAGTATCTGAAGAAGAAGAAGACGAAGCAGAGGAAACAGATTACTACACCGGAGTTCATATACCCGGAGCTATTCCAATGCCTGATTGCGACTTAAATAAAACCCCAGAAGATGCCCGTTCCCAGATAAATCCATACCTCCCAACTATAATCGTATCTAAAGATGGAGACCCTGAAATATTCCAGAAATGCAAGAAGTTCTTCAAGTTTGTAAGAAATCTGGAAGGTGGAATGGTTGCCTGGGATGAAGCAGGATATCCTGAAGATGAAGGAGAATACGAACCACCATCAGCCGGTGGAGGCGGTGGTTGTCTATAA